Proteins co-encoded in one Diaminobutyricimonas sp. LJ205 genomic window:
- the panB gene encoding 3-methyl-2-oxobutanoate hydroxymethyltransferase, with protein MTDQPVKRVRTRHFQNAKNEGIKITGLTSYDMLTAQIFDAAGIDFLLVGDSAGNNVLGYDTTLPVSVDDLIPLTRAVAGATKRAFVVADMPFGSYETSTDEALHTAFRFMKETHAHAVKLEGGVRSAEQIRRIVSAGIPVMAHIGFTPQSEHGLGGHLIQGRGEQIEQLVADAHAVEDAGAFAVVLEMVTSEAAERVTKELRIPTIGVGAGPHVDGQLLVWTDWAGLTTGRIPKFVKQYADLAGVLTDAVNAYRADVESGSYPGPEHSYDS; from the coding sequence ATGACGGACCAGCCTGTTAAGCGCGTGCGCACTCGCCACTTTCAGAACGCCAAGAACGAGGGCATCAAGATCACCGGCCTCACGAGCTACGACATGCTCACGGCACAGATCTTCGATGCCGCGGGAATCGACTTCCTGCTCGTCGGCGACTCGGCGGGCAACAACGTCCTCGGGTATGACACGACGCTCCCGGTCAGCGTCGACGACCTGATCCCGCTGACGCGTGCGGTCGCCGGCGCCACCAAGCGGGCGTTTGTGGTCGCGGACATGCCGTTCGGCAGCTACGAGACCAGCACCGACGAGGCGTTGCACACCGCGTTCCGGTTCATGAAGGAGACGCACGCGCACGCGGTGAAGCTCGAGGGCGGCGTGCGAAGCGCCGAGCAGATTCGCCGGATCGTGTCGGCTGGCATCCCGGTGATGGCCCACATCGGCTTCACCCCGCAGAGCGAACACGGCCTCGGTGGCCACCTCATTCAGGGTCGCGGGGAGCAAATCGAGCAGTTGGTTGCCGATGCACACGCCGTCGAAGACGCCGGAGCGTTCGCCGTCGTGCTGGAGATGGTGACCTCCGAAGCGGCCGAGCGTGTAACGAAAGAGCTGCGTATCCCTACAATTGGTGTTGGTGCCGGCCCGCACGTCGACGGACAATTGCTCGTCTGGACAGACTGGGCCGGGCTCACCACCGGGCGCATCCCCAAGTTTGTGAAACAGTACGCGGATCTCGCGGGTGTGCTTACCGACGCCGTGAACGCATACCGTGCCGACGTTGAATCGGGCTCCTACCCCGGCCCTGAACACAGCTACGACAGCTGA
- the map gene encoding type I methionyl aminopeptidase → MPRDKNGHLVPGRVSPLRAVPKHIERPEYVGRAEPREHTDGDVYDAAGIERIRTSGGVAARAIAAVAAAIAPGVTTDELDGIGHDALIAEDAYPSTLGYRGFPKSVCTSVNEVICHGIPDDTVLEDGDIINIDITAYKNGVHGDLNATFIVGEATPEITDLVARTEESLRRGMKAVAPGRQINVIGRAIESYAKRFNYGVVRDFTGHGVGAAFHSGLVIPHYDAAPGFDTIMEQGMVFTIEPMLTLGTHEWDMWADDWTVTTRDKSITAQFEHTLVVTERGVDILTLP, encoded by the coding sequence ATGCCCCGCGACAAGAACGGTCACCTCGTTCCCGGCCGGGTGAGTCCACTCCGTGCCGTCCCCAAGCACATCGAACGACCGGAGTACGTCGGACGTGCGGAACCCCGCGAGCACACCGACGGCGACGTGTACGACGCGGCTGGAATCGAGCGCATCCGTACCTCCGGCGGCGTCGCGGCGCGGGCAATTGCCGCGGTGGCGGCGGCCATTGCGCCGGGCGTGACCACCGACGAGTTGGATGGCATCGGCCACGACGCGCTCATCGCCGAAGACGCCTACCCGTCGACCCTCGGATATCGCGGGTTCCCGAAATCGGTGTGCACCTCCGTCAACGAGGTCATCTGCCACGGCATCCCCGACGACACCGTGCTCGAAGACGGCGACATCATCAACATCGACATCACCGCGTACAAGAACGGCGTGCACGGCGACCTCAATGCCACCTTCATCGTGGGCGAGGCCACCCCCGAGATCACCGACCTCGTCGCCCGCACCGAGGAGTCCCTCCGGCGCGGCATGAAGGCGGTCGCGCCCGGCCGGCAGATCAACGTCATCGGACGCGCAATCGAGAGCTACGCCAAGCGTTTCAACTACGGCGTCGTCCGTGACTTCACCGGCCACGGCGTCGGTGCCGCGTTCCACTCCGGCCTCGTCATCCCGCACTACGACGCCGCCCCCGGGTTCGACACCATCATGGAGCAGGGGATGGTGTTCACGATAGAACCGATGCTCACGCTCGGCACCCACGAGTGGGACATGTGGGCGGATGACTGGACCGTGACCACCCGGGACAAGAGCATCACGGCGCAGTTCGAACACACTCTTGTCGTCACCGAGCGCGGTGTCGACATCCTGACTTTGCCCTGA
- a CDS encoding ester cyclase: protein MNGKDNFAKTASAFNDRDVAAFTALYAADAVVSDPFSPEPLRGRDAIAQDMADVLRAMSDARFTVGRMLEEGDLVVGEFTVAGTHDGPFATATGEIAPTGNPVRLEGAVFSRLNAMGEVIEERRYYDVASVLHQLGAAA from the coding sequence ATGAACGGCAAAGACAACTTCGCCAAGACGGCATCCGCTTTCAACGATCGCGACGTGGCTGCGTTCACCGCACTGTACGCCGCGGACGCGGTGGTCTCGGATCCGTTCTCACCCGAGCCGCTGCGCGGGCGGGACGCCATCGCTCAGGACATGGCGGACGTGCTTCGAGCCATGTCCGATGCCCGCTTCACGGTGGGGCGGATGCTGGAAGAGGGTGACCTCGTCGTCGGGGAGTTCACCGTGGCTGGAACCCACGACGGACCGTTCGCCACGGCGACGGGTGAGATCGCGCCCACCGGCAACCCGGTGCGTCTTGAAGGCGCCGTGTTCTCACGGTTGAACGCGATGGGCGAGGTCATCGAGGAGCGCCGCTACTACGACGTCGCGAGCGTGCTGCACCAGCTCGGCGCGGCGGCCTGA
- a CDS encoding zinc ribbon domain-containing protein: MALKASPDDQALLLDLQQFDTRLQQLAHRAKSLPQLARIAELTAAGDALRRRLAEQAGTVEDTEAELKRVESDVTIVEARMARDSDRMQHTASVKDVQALEQELAALAKRRSDLEDIELQVMERLEGLQADLAGTQSELDANAAVLAAITAERDAELGTIDSERSHAVANRSTVAGKVPADLLALYEKQKERYGWGASHLRGGVSSASGVRLNESDMAVVRSAAPDDVVLCPDSNAILVRTAESGI, encoded by the coding sequence ATGGCGCTGAAAGCCAGCCCCGACGACCAGGCCCTGCTGCTTGACCTGCAGCAGTTCGACACCCGGCTGCAGCAGCTTGCCCACCGGGCGAAGTCGCTGCCCCAGCTGGCCCGCATCGCGGAACTGACTGCTGCCGGCGACGCCCTGCGTCGTCGACTCGCGGAGCAAGCCGGCACGGTGGAAGACACCGAGGCGGAGCTGAAGCGTGTTGAGTCCGATGTCACCATCGTCGAGGCGCGGATGGCGCGGGACAGCGATCGCATGCAGCACACCGCCTCGGTGAAGGACGTGCAGGCACTGGAGCAGGAGCTCGCGGCCCTCGCCAAGCGCCGCAGCGATCTCGAGGACATCGAACTCCAGGTGATGGAACGGCTCGAGGGTCTGCAGGCCGACCTCGCGGGCACGCAGTCCGAGCTGGATGCGAACGCCGCTGTGCTTGCCGCGATCACCGCGGAGCGCGACGCAGAGTTGGGCACGATCGATTCCGAGCGCAGCCACGCAGTCGCCAACCGCTCCACCGTGGCCGGGAAGGTTCCGGCCGACCTGCTGGCGTTGTACGAGAAGCAGAAGGAGCGCTACGGCTGGGGTGCATCGCACCTGCGCGGGGGAGTGTCCAGCGCCAGCGGCGTGCGCCTCAACGAGTCGGACATGGCGGTCGTGCGCTCGGCGGCTCCCGATGATGTGGTGCTCTGCCCTGACTCGAACGCGATCCTGGTGCGCACCGCCGAATCCGGGATCTGA
- a CDS encoding helix-turn-helix transcriptional regulator, which translates to MSAEQALALGDSALIEGRWRDARVAFESALRETGAVHALAGLADACFFLGETRSCIDYQERAYAAFRRAGELSSAIDSALWLFHVQSSLGNRPAAGGWLARAESLIETERDQGHLAWLDYSRAVFTTDSVRAQELIERALTVARASGDIDLELCALAELGVVLTKIGDVEAGFGRLDEAMAAALAGDRESIYTVVATSCSMLTACDLVGDLDRVTQWAQAADAFTSQFGCPYLYAECRLLHGRVLVVTGHWQEAEDELAKAVAATAQVFRGMHNRTIASLADLRLRQGRLDEASELIADLDAPIEVSLVAAALALGRGEPHSAVALVDRWFHARSGELVPPLHAGDAGISIAAVFAHSLLVQAHLAADDIDAADQAADGLHRLARASSAPFAAAMATVSRGRVAAARGDAEASIRSFENAVGALGGIGLPLEAARAHLELARVLFAQQRQLAVAEARTALTAFDRLGASADADVAAALLREWGEPGRAVPHTPDLLTRREQEVVALLAGGLSNHEIARRLYISPKTVAHHVSSALTKLGVRNRAEAAAYAVRTDLAGSAHLSR; encoded by the coding sequence GTGTCCGCGGAGCAGGCGCTGGCACTGGGTGACTCAGCGCTGATAGAGGGACGTTGGCGGGACGCGCGCGTCGCGTTCGAGTCCGCGTTGCGTGAAACCGGCGCGGTACATGCGCTGGCCGGGCTCGCCGATGCCTGCTTCTTCCTCGGGGAGACTCGGTCGTGTATTGACTACCAGGAACGCGCGTACGCCGCGTTCCGCCGAGCGGGCGAACTGAGTTCGGCGATTGACTCCGCGCTGTGGCTGTTCCACGTTCAATCCTCGCTCGGCAATCGTCCCGCTGCAGGAGGCTGGCTCGCCCGCGCCGAAAGCCTGATCGAGACCGAACGCGACCAGGGCCACCTGGCCTGGCTCGACTATTCCCGCGCCGTTTTCACAACCGACTCAGTTCGCGCGCAGGAGCTGATCGAACGAGCGCTCACGGTTGCACGGGCGAGCGGGGACATAGACCTGGAACTGTGCGCACTGGCTGAGCTCGGCGTTGTGCTGACCAAGATCGGAGACGTGGAGGCCGGGTTCGGCCGGCTCGACGAGGCGATGGCGGCCGCGCTGGCCGGCGACCGCGAATCGATCTACACGGTGGTTGCCACCAGTTGCTCAATGCTCACCGCCTGTGACCTGGTCGGCGACCTCGATCGCGTTACCCAGTGGGCGCAGGCTGCCGACGCCTTTACCAGCCAGTTCGGTTGTCCCTACCTGTACGCCGAATGCCGCTTGCTGCACGGGCGGGTGCTCGTGGTCACCGGGCACTGGCAGGAGGCCGAGGACGAGTTGGCCAAGGCAGTCGCCGCGACCGCGCAGGTGTTCCGCGGGATGCATAACCGCACCATCGCAAGTCTCGCCGACCTCAGGCTGCGGCAGGGTCGTCTCGACGAGGCCAGCGAGCTCATCGCCGACCTGGACGCGCCAATCGAAGTCTCGCTCGTGGCCGCGGCACTGGCTCTGGGCCGCGGGGAACCGCACTCAGCTGTCGCGCTGGTGGACAGGTGGTTCCATGCCAGGTCAGGCGAGTTGGTTCCTCCGCTCCACGCCGGGGACGCCGGAATCTCGATCGCGGCCGTGTTCGCGCACTCCCTGCTGGTTCAGGCGCACCTGGCGGCCGACGACATTGATGCCGCCGACCAGGCCGCTGATGGTCTGCACCGGCTGGCACGCGCCAGCAGTGCCCCGTTCGCCGCCGCGATGGCGACGGTCAGCCGCGGGCGTGTTGCGGCTGCGCGAGGTGACGCCGAGGCATCCATTCGGAGCTTTGAGAACGCCGTCGGAGCCCTCGGCGGCATCGGTTTGCCGCTTGAAGCGGCCCGGGCTCATCTTGAGCTCGCTCGCGTGTTGTTCGCCCAGCAGCGGCAACTCGCGGTCGCGGAAGCCCGCACCGCGCTGACCGCGTTCGATCGCCTGGGGGCCTCTGCCGACGCGGATGTCGCGGCCGCACTGCTGCGGGAGTGGGGTGAGCCCGGACGGGCGGTGCCGCACACCCCGGACCTGCTGACACGCCGCGAGCAGGAGGTCGTGGCGCTGCTCGCCGGCGGGCTGTCCAACCATGAGATCGCGCGGCGGTTGTACATCAGCCCCAAGACCGTCGCCCACCATGTCAGCAGCGCGCTCACCAAGCTCGGGGTGCGGAACCGGGCGGAGGCTGCCGCCTACGCGGTGCGGACCGACCTGGCGGGGAGCGCACACCTGAGTCGGTGA
- a CDS encoding Nif3-like dinuclear metal center hexameric protein → MPFTVAEVNSAIHRLWPLEGAENWDAPGFIVGDPAATVESVHLAVDAVADTVDEAISHGADLLLVHHPLLLRGVTSVAEDRYKGALIARLIRSGVALVAAHTNADVVEDGTSAVFAAALGLRDIRPIVPSADPATGLGRVGVLPEPTTLGTLARTLADLLPATASGIRVSGVYDAPIRSIALCGGAGDSLLGSPAVLEADVYITSDLRHHPASESRENARVAGGPALIDVAHWASEWLWLSTAAEQLRTALPEVAVTVSDLRTDPWDFVVLQ, encoded by the coding sequence GTGCCGTTCACTGTCGCGGAGGTCAACTCCGCTATCCACCGGCTTTGGCCGCTCGAGGGTGCCGAGAACTGGGACGCCCCCGGATTCATCGTCGGCGACCCCGCAGCCACCGTTGAATCGGTGCATCTGGCCGTCGACGCCGTGGCTGACACCGTCGATGAGGCGATCAGCCACGGGGCAGACCTGCTGCTGGTGCACCACCCGTTGCTGCTGCGCGGCGTCACCTCGGTGGCCGAGGACCGCTACAAGGGCGCCCTGATCGCTCGGCTGATCCGGTCCGGAGTGGCGCTGGTCGCTGCCCACACCAACGCCGACGTCGTCGAAGACGGCACCTCGGCGGTGTTCGCCGCGGCGCTCGGGCTCCGCGACATCCGGCCGATCGTCCCGTCCGCGGATCCGGCCACCGGGCTCGGCCGCGTGGGCGTGCTGCCTGAGCCGACCACGCTCGGCACACTGGCCCGCACCCTTGCCGACCTGCTTCCCGCGACCGCATCCGGAATTCGGGTCTCCGGCGTTTATGACGCACCGATCAGGTCGATCGCCCTATGCGGCGGCGCCGGCGATTCGCTGCTCGGCTCCCCGGCCGTGCTGGAGGCGGATGTGTACATCACCTCGGACCTGCGTCACCACCCCGCCTCCGAGTCCCGCGAGAACGCTCGGGTCGCGGGCGGCCCAGCCCTGATCGATGTCGCCCACTGGGCCAGCGAATGGCTGTGGCTCTCGACCGCGGCCGAGCAGTTGCGCACCGCACTGCCCGAGGTGGCCGTCACCGTGAGCGACCTGCGAACCGACCCGTGGGACTTCGTTGTCCTGCAGTAA
- the gdhA gene encoding NADP-specific glutamate dehydrogenase produces MTSFTNPALHDVYERAILRNSGEPEFHQALREVLESIEPVINHHPEYIEAGILERIVEPERQVIFRVPWTDDAGRVQVNRGFRVQFNSALGPYKGGLRFHPSVNLSIIKFLGFEQIFKNALTGQGIGGGKGGSDFDPHNRSDAEIMRFCQSFMTELYRHLGEHTDVPAGDIGVGGREIGYMFGQYRRLTNRHESGMFTGKGIGWGGAQVRTEATGYGAVFFTEEMLATRGDSIDGKTAIISGSGNVALYAIEKVQQLGGKAITASDSSGYVVDEAGIDLDLLKQLKEVERKRISAYAEARPSARFIAGGSVWDVPGEIALPSATQNELDTTHAHSLIKNGVVAVAEGANMPSTPGAVHAFQKAGVLFAPGKAANAGGVTTSALEMSQNASRQRWDFASSEDRLHAIMRDIHTATYSAAEKYGHPGDYVTGANSAAFVRVADAMLAQGLI; encoded by the coding sequence ATGACTTCCTTCACCAATCCAGCCCTTCATGACGTCTACGAGCGTGCGATCCTTCGCAACAGCGGTGAGCCTGAGTTCCACCAGGCGCTCCGGGAGGTGCTCGAGTCGATCGAGCCGGTGATCAACCACCACCCCGAATACATCGAAGCCGGCATTCTCGAGCGAATCGTCGAGCCGGAGCGGCAGGTCATCTTCCGGGTGCCGTGGACCGACGACGCCGGCCGCGTGCAGGTGAACCGTGGGTTCCGGGTGCAGTTCAATTCGGCGCTCGGCCCATACAAGGGCGGGCTACGGTTTCATCCCAGCGTCAACCTGAGCATCATCAAGTTCCTGGGTTTCGAGCAGATTTTCAAGAACGCGCTCACCGGTCAGGGCATCGGCGGCGGCAAGGGCGGCTCGGACTTCGACCCGCACAACCGCAGCGACGCCGAGATCATGCGGTTCTGCCAGAGCTTCATGACCGAGCTGTACCGCCACCTGGGCGAGCACACCGATGTACCAGCAGGCGACATCGGTGTCGGAGGCCGTGAGATCGGCTACATGTTCGGCCAGTACCGGCGGCTCACCAACCGGCACGAGTCCGGCATGTTCACCGGCAAGGGCATCGGATGGGGCGGCGCCCAGGTGCGCACCGAGGCGACCGGTTACGGCGCGGTGTTCTTCACCGAAGAGATGCTCGCCACCCGCGGTGACAGCATCGACGGCAAGACCGCGATCATCTCCGGTTCCGGGAACGTTGCCCTCTACGCGATCGAGAAGGTGCAGCAGCTCGGCGGCAAGGCGATCACCGCCTCAGACTCCTCCGGTTACGTTGTCGACGAGGCCGGCATCGACCTCGACCTGCTGAAGCAGCTCAAGGAGGTCGAGCGCAAGCGCATCAGCGCCTACGCCGAGGCGCGTCCGTCGGCACGTTTCATCGCCGGCGGTTCCGTCTGGGATGTGCCGGGCGAGATCGCCCTGCCGTCGGCCACCCAGAACGAACTGGACACCACGCACGCGCACTCGCTGATCAAGAACGGCGTGGTCGCAGTGGCTGAGGGTGCGAACATGCCCTCCACCCCTGGCGCCGTGCACGCGTTCCAGAAGGCAGGCGTCCTGTTTGCGCCGGGCAAGGCTGCGAACGCCGGTGGCGTCACCACCTCGGCGCTCGAGATGAGCCAGAACGCCTCCCGCCAGCGCTGGGACTTCGCCTCGAGCGAGGACAGACTGCACGCCATCATGCGCGACATCCACACCGCCACTTACTCGGCTGCCGAGAAGTACGGCCACCCGGGCGACTACGTCACCGGTGCGAACTCGGCCGCCTTCGTGCGGGTCGCCGACGCGATGCTGGCGCAGGGCCTCATCTGA
- the ppgK gene encoding polyphosphate--glucose phosphotransferase translates to MTQAVGIDIGGTGIKGAVVDLETGTLHTDRVKRSTPEGGEPEAILDTVVDLVNELGVTDHTVPVGVCFPAVVVDGRTMSAANISKAWIGLEAERLFEKALGRNIHFVNDADAAGVAEARFGAARGIRGLVIMTTLGTGIGSAFVYNGTLVPNSELGHLEIDGFDAEERAANSAREREDLSWDEWAKRLQRYYSHVEALFSPSLFIVGGGVSKNQDQFLPLLKLRTPIVAATLRNNAGILGAAALAVAP, encoded by the coding sequence ATGACCCAGGCGGTAGGAATCGACATCGGCGGAACCGGGATCAAGGGTGCCGTAGTCGATCTGGAAACGGGAACCCTGCACACCGATCGGGTCAAGCGGAGCACCCCGGAAGGCGGTGAACCGGAAGCAATCCTGGACACCGTCGTCGACCTCGTGAACGAGCTCGGTGTCACCGACCACACGGTGCCGGTTGGGGTCTGTTTTCCCGCCGTCGTCGTCGACGGCCGGACCATGTCGGCCGCGAACATCAGCAAGGCGTGGATCGGGCTCGAGGCCGAACGACTGTTCGAGAAGGCCCTCGGTCGGAACATCCACTTCGTCAACGACGCGGATGCCGCGGGCGTTGCAGAAGCCCGCTTCGGCGCCGCCCGCGGCATCCGTGGTCTGGTCATCATGACAACGCTCGGAACCGGCATCGGCTCGGCCTTCGTTTACAACGGCACGCTGGTGCCGAACTCGGAGCTCGGGCACCTGGAGATCGACGGTTTCGACGCCGAGGAACGCGCCGCGAACTCCGCGCGCGAACGCGAGGACCTCAGCTGGGACGAATGGGCGAAGCGCCTGCAGCGCTACTACTCGCACGTCGAGGCCCTGTTCTCCCCCAGCCTGTTCATCGTCGGTGGCGGGGTGTCGAAGAATCAGGACCAGTTCCTGCCGTTGCTGAAACTGCGGACGCCCATCGTCGCAGCCACGCTGCGGAACAATGCCGGGATCCTGGGTGCCGCCGCGCTCGCGGTCGCTCCCTGA
- a CDS encoding glutamine synthetase family protein, which translates to MDKQRDFVLRTIEERGVKFIRLWFTDVLGTLKSVAIAPAEVEGAFNEGIGIDGSAIEGLTRSFEADVITRPDPSTFQILPWRGTVDPTARMFCDLLTPDGEPAVADPRNVLKRALAKAADRGFTFYTHPEIEFYLLKSPKLKNGKPVPVDSAGYFDNVPGGTAHDFRRRSVRMLEDLGISVEFSHHEVGPGQNEIDLRYADALTTADNIMTFRTVVKEVAIEQGVYATFMPKPIAGHPGSGMHTHLSLFEGDANAFYEAGAEYQLSKIGRQFIAGLLTHAPEITAVTNQFVNSYKRLWGGDEAPSYVTWGHNNRSALVRVPLYKPGKGTSARVEYRAMDSAANPYLAFSLLLAAGLKGIEEGYELPPEAENDVWNMTDAERRALGYRSLPSSLDRAVALMEESELVAETLGEQVFNYVLLNKRKDWSDYRAQVTQYELESNLEIL; encoded by the coding sequence ATGGACAAGCAGCGGGACTTTGTTCTTCGTACGATCGAAGAGCGTGGCGTGAAGTTCATCAGACTGTGGTTCACCGACGTGCTTGGCACGCTCAAGAGCGTCGCGATCGCCCCGGCCGAGGTCGAGGGCGCCTTCAACGAGGGCATCGGGATTGACGGCTCGGCGATCGAGGGCCTGACCCGTTCCTTTGAGGCGGATGTCATCACCCGACCCGACCCGTCAACGTTCCAGATCCTGCCGTGGCGGGGCACTGTGGATCCGACCGCCCGCATGTTCTGCGACCTGCTCACCCCGGATGGCGAGCCCGCCGTCGCCGATCCGCGCAACGTGCTGAAGCGTGCGCTGGCGAAGGCTGCCGACCGCGGTTTCACCTTCTACACGCACCCCGAGATCGAGTTCTACCTGCTGAAGTCGCCCAAGCTGAAGAACGGCAAGCCCGTTCCGGTCGACTCGGCTGGCTACTTCGACAATGTGCCGGGTGGCACCGCGCACGACTTCCGGCGCCGGTCGGTGCGGATGCTCGAGGACCTGGGCATCTCGGTGGAGTTCAGCCACCATGAGGTCGGCCCCGGCCAGAACGAGATCGACCTGCGGTACGCCGACGCGCTCACCACCGCCGACAACATCATGACCTTCCGGACCGTGGTGAAGGAGGTCGCGATCGAACAGGGTGTTTACGCCACCTTCATGCCGAAGCCGATCGCGGGACATCCAGGTTCCGGCATGCACACCCACCTGTCGCTGTTCGAGGGCGACGCGAACGCGTTCTATGAGGCGGGAGCCGAGTACCAGCTCTCGAAGATCGGGCGGCAGTTCATCGCCGGCCTGCTCACGCACGCGCCGGAGATCACCGCGGTCACCAACCAGTTCGTGAACTCGTACAAGCGGCTCTGGGGCGGAGATGAAGCCCCGAGCTATGTGACCTGGGGACACAACAACCGGTCCGCGCTGGTGCGGGTTCCGCTCTACAAGCCGGGCAAGGGCACCAGTGCGCGTGTCGAGTACCGCGCGATGGACTCGGCAGCGAACCCCTACCTGGCCTTCTCGCTGCTGCTCGCTGCGGGTCTCAAGGGCATCGAGGAGGGCTACGAGCTGCCGCCGGAGGCGGAGAACGACGTCTGGAACATGACCGACGCGGAACGCCGCGCCCTCGGCTACCGCTCGCTGCCGTCCAGCCTGGATCGTGCTGTGGCGCTGATGGAGGAGTCCGAGCTGGTTGCCGAGACCCTGGGTGAGCAGGTGTTCAACTACGTGCTGCTGAACAAGCGCAAGGACTGGAGCGACTATCGCGCTCAGGTCACGCAGTACGAGCTGGAGTCGAACCTCGAGATCCTGTAG
- a CDS encoding SPOR domain-containing protein has product MAEFWYNTRTGEVEEGKISNSIDRAGPFATREEAARAPEIIAERSRRWAAEEAGEDR; this is encoded by the coding sequence ATGGCCGAGTTCTGGTACAACACCCGCACCGGGGAAGTCGAAGAGGGCAAGATCTCGAACTCGATCGACCGCGCGGGCCCCTTCGCAACTCGCGAAGAGGCCGCACGGGCGCCGGAGATCATCGCCGAACGTTCACGCCGCTGGGCGGCCGAGGAAGCCGGCGAAGACCGCTGA